A portion of the Chiloscyllium plagiosum isolate BGI_BamShark_2017 chromosome 48, ASM401019v2, whole genome shotgun sequence genome contains these proteins:
- the LOC122544405 gene encoding LOW QUALITY PROTEIN: zinc finger protein 622-like (The sequence of the model RefSeq protein was modified relative to this genomic sequence to represent the inferred CDS: inserted 1 base in 1 codon): MSSYTCITCHVAFGDAEIQRSHYKTDWHRYNLKRKVAEMPPVTAENFQERVLALRSAVEEKKKGTATDCTSCGKRFATFNAYENHLKSKKHQDAEKKFASIANKQLERLNVKNLEMGISEDGMDKDTVNIAIQQAVKAQLAPSTRKWTVVPVTEDALSQVTVSSQQNKKPDKPPRLLWFGQQAAKLDQLESFEEEVTMEDEDDGEWEDVDSICDEEEHFKNESRAEVSPSGSIQVTNCLFCSHHSRSLFKNIDHMTKLHVFFIPDIEYLVELKGLMKYMGEKVGLGNVCLWCNEKGRSFYSTEAVQAHMVDSSHCKRFTDGXATLEFVDFYEFR, translated from the exons ATGTCTTCCTACACCTGCATCACGTGTCATGTGGCTTTTGGTGATGCTGAGATTCAGAGGTCACACTACAAAACAGATTGGCACAGATATAACCTGAAGCGTAAAGTCGCAGAAATGCCTCCAGTGACAGCTGAAAACTTCCAAGAACGTGTATTGGCCCTGAGATCAGCTGTAGAAGAGAAGAAAAAGGGGACTGCCACAGACTGCACATCTTGTGGTAAAAGATTCGCCACCTTCAATGCCTATGAAAATCATTTAAAATCCAAGAAACACCAGGATGCAGAAAAGAAGTTCGCGAGCATTGCAAATAAACAGCTGGAAAGGCTGAATGTGAAAAATTTGGAGATGGGGATAAGCGAGGATGGAATGGACAAAGATACCGTGAATATAGCCATTCAGCAGGCGGTAAAAGCTCAGCTGGCTCCCTCCACAAGGAAATGGACTGTTGTCCCAGTAACTGAAGACGCTTTGTCACAAGTCACAGTTAGCAGCCAACAAAACAAGAAGCCTGACAAACCACCTCGGTTACTCTGGTTCGGACAGCAAGCTGCAAAATTGGACCAGCTCGAGTCATTTGAGGAGGAAGTGACGATGGAGGATGAAGATGATG GTGAATGGGAGGATGTGGATTCTATCTGTGATGAGGAGGAACATTTTAAAAACGAGAGCCGAGCTGAAGTCTCTCCATCTGGCAGTATTCAAGTAACAAACTGCTTATTTTGTTCACATCACTCTCGATCtctatttaaaaatattgatCATATGACAAAGTTGCacgttttttttattcctgacattgaATATTTAGTGGAGCTAAAGGGTTTGATGAAGTACATGG GAGAAAAGGTTGGTCTGGGAAACGTTTGcctgtggtgcaatgagaaaggGCGGTCCTTTTACTCGACTGAAGCTGTCCAAGCTCATATGGTTGACAGCAGCCATTGTAAACGCTTCACAGATG GAGCTACTCTTGAATTTGTAGACTTCTATGAATTTAGGTAA